In Methanonatronarchaeum sp. AMET-Sl, one genomic interval encodes:
- a CDS encoding ABC transporter permease subunit — MTSIFINQSKKLFRGSLVLVAVFGFLSVYLFAVFPSLKEATEALEGALPEAMMALFGMENLHTIEGFTASYVYAFFWVLFIGIYFAYIGGGLVAGDIKSRKMDLTLANPVSRESVVLQKFGALWVPLLVLNVGFFAIVLLGSFLIGESLELIPLLMTHLLSVPYFLVCAGIGLVFSVIMRDNSSAQAGAVGLVFVLWLIDGAADMASGFDWLAYLNPGYFYDVNEILIYENYSFLDAGLLVIVFLVLLAVSIVWFIQRDI, encoded by the coding sequence ATGACTTCAATATTTATAAATCAGTCAAAGAAGCTTTTTCGAGGGTCGCTTGTTTTAGTTGCTGTCTTTGGTTTTCTTTCCGTATATTTATTTGCAGTTTTTCCAAGCCTTAAAGAGGCGACTGAAGCTCTTGAAGGCGCTTTACCAGAAGCTATGATGGCTTTATTTGGTATGGAAAACCTGCATACCATTGAGGGATTTACTGCGTCTTATGTCTATGCTTTTTTTTGGGTATTGTTTATTGGTATTTATTTTGCGTATATAGGTGGTGGATTGGTTGCTGGGGATATTAAGAGTAGGAAAATGGATTTGACTTTGGCTAACCCGGTTTCCAGGGAGTCTGTTGTTTTACAGAAATTTGGTGCTTTATGGGTTCCTTTGTTAGTGCTGAATGTTGGGTTTTTCGCAATAGTTTTGTTAGGCAGTTTCTTAATAGGAGAGAGTCTGGAGCTAATCCCACTTTTAATGACCCATCTACTATCGGTTCCTTATTTTTTGGTTTGTGCTGGAATTGGTTTAGTATTCTCTGTAATTATGAGAGATAATAGTTCAGCTCAGGCTGGGGCGGTAGGGTTGGTTTTTGTTTTGTGGTTGATTGACGGAGCAGCCGATATGGCTTCTGGTTTTGATTGGCTTGCTTATCTGAACCCAGGTTATTTCTATGATGTTAATGAAATATTGATTTATGAAAACTACAGTTTCTTAGATGCTGGATTGCTTGTTATCGTGTTTTTGGTTTTGTTGGCCGTGTCTATCGTTTGGTTCATACAGAGAGATATATAA
- a CDS encoding ABC transporter ATP-binding protein, with translation MIEMESNATIRLDNLTKEYGEVKANDNLSFSVFEGEIFGYLGPNGAGKTTTIRQLLGLIKPSSGTAFVLDADIRDRKALTKVKRDIGYLPDTLGFEERMTGRQVLDYFAMMRGDSRRDELLDLFNPPLDQKVGTYSSGNKRMLGIIQAFMHDPELVIMDEPTSGLDPLKQDLLHNFIESERDSGKTIFFSSHFLSEVQRVCDRVGIIRRGKLVDLENIDKLLTRSGKKVWVHFKDNFDKDRFITEDMVELEVVDSSIHFTYTGEAIDLLKHLSSFEIEDINISEPQLDEIFKHYYGDRV, from the coding sequence ATGATTGAAATGGAGTCTAATGCTACTATCAGGCTTGATAACTTGACTAAGGAGTATGGGGAGGTTAAAGCTAATGATAATCTCTCTTTTAGTGTTTTTGAAGGGGAGATTTTTGGGTATCTCGGTCCGAATGGTGCAGGTAAAACAACTACTATCCGTCAGTTATTAGGTTTAATTAAGCCTAGTTCTGGTACAGCTTTCGTTTTAGATGCGGATATCCGGGATCGAAAAGCTTTGACCAAAGTTAAACGAGATATTGGGTATCTGCCTGATACTCTTGGTTTTGAAGAAAGGATGACTGGTCGTCAGGTACTTGATTATTTTGCTATGATGCGGGGGGATAGTCGTAGAGATGAGTTGCTTGATTTATTTAATCCTCCTTTAGACCAGAAGGTTGGGACTTATTCTTCTGGAAACAAACGTATGTTAGGCATCATACAGGCTTTTATGCATGACCCTGAACTTGTTATTATGGATGAACCAACTTCTGGGTTAGATCCTCTGAAACAGGATTTATTGCATAATTTTATTGAGAGTGAACGTGATTCTGGGAAGACTATATTTTTTTCTTCCCACTTTCTCAGTGAAGTTCAGCGTGTTTGCGATAGAGTCGGTATTATTCGTAGGGGCAAGCTAGTTGACCTTGAAAACATCGATAAATTGTTAACGAGAAGCGGGAAAAAAGTGTGGGTTCATTTTAAAGATAACTTCGATAAAGATAGGTTCATAACTGAAGATATGGTTGAATTAGAGGTTGTTGATAGTTCTATTCATTTTACTTACACTGGAGAGGCAATTGATTTGTTAAAACATCTCTCTAGTTTTGAAATTGAAGATATTAATATTAGTGAACCTCAATTGGATGAGATTTTCAAGCATTATTATGGGGATAGGGTTTAA
- a CDS encoding ABC transporter permease subunit, translating to MTAILRIESRKLVRSSAVLIGVFAVLSTMYLSIYPEFKEEAEELMEAFPDFIFDMFGLEAIHTIEGFLAAEVYAFFWILLVGLYFAYISAGFVSKDIEERKMDLTLSNPVTRESVILQKVGALWVPLLLLNGGVILFLYIGTYLIDETLDITSLVMVHLLSIPYLLVCAVIGLVTSIVIKKVRTSQVWAIGIVFILWLIESISNITVDYDWIGYVSPSNYYDPTQILVNQEYAFLDAGILLIVFVILLILSIILFKDRDI from the coding sequence ATGACAGCGATTCTTAGAATTGAATCTCGTAAATTGGTTCGAAGTTCAGCAGTATTAATCGGTGTTTTTGCAGTTCTTTCAACAATGTACCTATCGATATATCCCGAATTTAAAGAAGAAGCTGAAGAATTAATGGAGGCTTTTCCTGACTTTATATTCGACATGTTTGGACTTGAAGCAATACATACAATTGAAGGGTTTTTAGCTGCAGAAGTTTATGCATTTTTTTGGATACTTTTAGTAGGACTTTATTTCGCTTATATTAGTGCTGGATTTGTTTCAAAAGATATTGAAGAAAGAAAGATGGATCTTACTCTCTCAAACCCAGTAACAAGAGAATCTGTAATATTACAAAAGGTGGGGGCTTTATGGGTTCCCCTATTATTATTAAACGGTGGAGTAATTCTATTTTTATACATAGGAACATACTTAATTGATGAAACTTTAGATATAACTTCATTGGTTATGGTTCACTTACTTTCAATTCCCTATTTATTGGTCTGTGCAGTAATTGGCTTAGTCACATCAATAGTGATTAAAAAAGTACGAACCTCTCAGGTTTGGGCTATAGGCATTGTTTTTATTTTATGGCTTATTGAATCAATCTCTAATATAACAGTAGATTATGATTGGATTGGTTATGTTTCTCCAAGTAACTATTACGATCCAACCCAAATACTTGTAAACCAAGAATACGCTTTCTTAGATGCCGGCATTCTATTAATTGTATTCGTTATTTTGTTGATACTATCAATAATACTATTCAAAGACCGTGACATCTAA
- a CDS encoding dihydroneopterin aldolase family protein encodes MSFQDKTSVFFDDEVSDRERSCFELGISLGAVFHQFVGTPVGSNSVEEVKQAIQSSIEEQPSVKKVEVEIKRESEEGYSALRPEDLEIKIIASYGDSTVTGKLAYLEKIDYPLMWIVNID; translated from the coding sequence ATGAGTTTTCAAGACAAGACTTCGGTTTTTTTTGATGATGAAGTTAGTGATAGAGAACGAAGTTGTTTTGAGTTAGGAATTTCTTTAGGAGCAGTTTTCCATCAATTTGTAGGAACTCCTGTCGGATCAAACTCAGTCGAAGAAGTGAAACAAGCTATCCAGAGTTCCATTGAAGAACAACCATCTGTCAAAAAGGTTGAGGTAGAAATCAAACGAGAAAGTGAAGAAGGATATTCGGCTCTACGTCCAGAAGATTTAGAGATAAAGATAATCGCTAGTTATGGTGACTCAACTGTAACTGGAAAACTTGCATATCTAGAAAAAATAGACTATCCATTAATGTGGATAGTTAACATAGACTAG
- a CDS encoding preprotein translocase subunit Sec61beta: MVKQQGDGLTSSAGLMRYFDEESTETPIIGPKQIMVFSAVLGVLILSLNLYYGLWP; the protein is encoded by the coding sequence ATGGTTAAACAACAAGGAGATGGATTGACTTCATCTGCAGGCCTAATGAGATATTTCGATGAAGAATCAACAGAAACACCAATAATAGGTCCAAAGCAGATAATGGTTTTCAGTGCAGTACTCGGAGTGCTTATATTATCTCTAAACCTCTACTACGGTTTATGGCCATAA
- a CDS encoding transcriptional repressor, with amino-acid sequence MKMKLEAVDEDGVKTSMEFEGDLEKEVILERISKFIEALNLSSNPSTKSSSSALNSSPNKPREIDTSNFDELTIKKRLKLFLLVRFQERWFTSREVKRQYDQEYQEIGLSTVSTYLSRMAKEGYLKRRGNRVEREYRLSKENKKEIQRIREMKEAMGL; translated from the coding sequence ATGAAGATGAAGTTGGAGGCCGTCGATGAGGATGGTGTTAAAACCTCTATGGAGTTCGAAGGAGACCTTGAAAAAGAGGTAATACTCGAGAGAATATCCAAATTCATAGAGGCCCTAAACCTTTCATCGAACCCTTCAACTAAATCTTCATCCAGCGCACTCAACTCCTCACCGAACAAACCCAGGGAAATCGATACCTCTAATTTTGATGAATTAACAATCAAAAAAAGATTAAAGCTATTCCTATTAGTTAGATTCCAAGAAAGATGGTTCACCTCAAGAGAAGTCAAGAGACAATACGACCAAGAATACCAAGAAATCGGTTTATCAACAGTATCAACATACCTATCAAGAATGGCAAAAGAAGGCTATCTAAAAAGAAGAGGAAACCGAGTTGAAAGAGAATACAGACTATCAAAAGAAAACAAAAAAGAAATACAGAGAATAAGAGAAATGAAAGAAGCCATGGGGCTGTAA
- a CDS encoding translation initiation factor IF-5A, with product MSKRRTEIRNLDEGDYILLDGEPSKITDLQVSSPGKHGSAKANISAKGIFDDKKRNMLNPVDTKVDVPIVERKDAQVISKTENTVQLMDMETYETFEILVEDQDILNNLEEGGETKYMSAMGKNKILNQK from the coding sequence ATGTCAAAAAGAAGAACCGAAATAAGAAATCTAGACGAAGGAGATTACATATTACTTGACGGAGAACCAAGCAAAATAACCGACCTACAGGTATCAAGTCCAGGAAAACACGGGTCCGCAAAAGCAAACATATCCGCAAAAGGAATATTCGATGATAAAAAAAGGAACATGCTAAACCCAGTAGACACAAAAGTAGACGTTCCAATAGTAGAAAGAAAAGACGCACAAGTAATATCAAAAACAGAAAACACAGTTCAACTAATGGATATGGAAACATACGAAACATTTGAAATACTCGTAGAAGACCAAGACATTCTAAACAACTTAGAAGAAGGCGGAGAAACAAAATACATGTCCGCAATGGGTAAAAACAAAATATTAAACCAAAAATAA
- the larB gene encoding nickel pincer cofactor biosynthesis protein LarB, which translates to MDIDKLLDQYKNKEISKKQVKERIALLQLEELEGQARIDTMREDRIGLPEAILGDGKEPEVFIEIMKKMADKKGRSIGTRVTKKQKQLLKQKKGKYELEWYEKARIAVLKTRKHQKPKEGKIGVICAGTADIQVAEEARVTAELLGCEAHKAYDVGVAGIHRLLPVLKKYSEKNIQALIVAAGRDGSLPPVVAGITDIPVIGLPVSTGYGAGGNGEAALLSMLQSCSILTVVNIDAGFTAGAMAAKITKT; encoded by the coding sequence ATGGATATCGATAAATTATTAGACCAATATAAAAACAAAGAGATCTCCAAAAAACAAGTAAAAGAAAGAATAGCCCTGCTCCAGCTAGAAGAGCTTGAAGGTCAAGCAAGAATAGACACAATGAGAGAAGACCGCATCGGTCTACCTGAAGCAATACTAGGAGATGGAAAAGAACCTGAAGTATTCATCGAAATTATGAAAAAAATGGCAGATAAAAAAGGCAGAAGCATCGGCACAAGAGTCACCAAAAAACAAAAACAACTACTAAAACAAAAAAAAGGAAAATACGAACTAGAATGGTATGAAAAAGCAAGAATAGCAGTACTAAAAACCAGAAAACACCAAAAACCAAAAGAAGGTAAAATTGGAGTAATATGCGCAGGAACAGCCGACATCCAGGTCGCAGAAGAAGCAAGAGTAACCGCTGAATTACTTGGATGCGAAGCACATAAAGCATATGACGTTGGAGTAGCAGGAATACATAGATTGCTTCCAGTATTAAAAAAATACAGTGAAAAAAACATACAAGCACTAATCGTAGCCGCAGGAAGAGACGGATCCCTCCCCCCAGTAGTAGCCGGAATAACAGACATACCAGTAATCGGCCTACCCGTATCAACAGGATATGGAGCAGGAGGAAACGGAGAAGCCGCATTACTCTCAATGCTACAATCATGCTCAATACTAACCGTCGTAAACATCGACGCAGGATTCACAGCAGGCGCAATGGCAGCAAAAATAACAAAAACCTAA
- a CDS encoding inositol monophosphatase family protein, with translation MKHQKICKEVAEEIEKNVKHLIGTKKASKTVSIGADGKPTKKIDLVAEKTAINYLSNKNIQLITEETGVHNFGKPEYTVILDPIDGTYNATNKIPFYSTSIAIADKKIKKIKYGYVKNLENGNTYTSNGHTTKYNNQKITTSDTEKLKNSSISYYGYQKTHRLEKERLNEQVHRVRTLGCISLEMCYVAAGKLDAFIDIRGAGSTDIAAGSIIIKGAGGSFHPISKKFPTKNVKKQIKTIATNGKINQEIQKTINQ, from the coding sequence ATGAAACACCAAAAAATATGCAAAGAAGTCGCAGAGGAAATTGAAAAAAACGTCAAACACCTAATAGGCACAAAAAAAGCATCAAAAACAGTCTCAATCGGTGCAGATGGAAAACCAACTAAAAAAATAGATTTAGTAGCAGAAAAAACAGCAATAAACTACCTATCAAACAAAAACATACAACTAATAACAGAAGAAACCGGTGTACACAACTTCGGAAAACCAGAATACACCGTCATACTAGACCCAATAGACGGAACATACAACGCCACAAACAAAATCCCATTCTACTCAACCTCAATAGCAATAGCAGACAAAAAAATCAAAAAAATAAAATACGGATACGTAAAAAACCTTGAAAACGGAAACACATACACCTCAAACGGCCATACAACAAAATACAATAACCAAAAAATAACAACATCCGATACCGAAAAACTAAAAAATTCATCCATAAGCTACTACGGATACCAAAAAACCCATAGACTAGAAAAAGAAAGACTCAACGAACAAGTACATAGAGTAAGAACATTAGGCTGTATCTCCCTAGAAATGTGCTACGTAGCAGCTGGAAAACTAGATGCATTCATAGACATAAGAGGAGCAGGCTCAACAGACATAGCAGCAGGTTCAATAATAATCAAAGGAGCAGGAGGCTCCTTCCACCCAATATCCAAAAAATTCCCAACAAAAAACGTTAAAAAACAAATAAAAACAATAGCAACCAACGGAAAAATAAATCAAGAAATCCAAAAAACCATAAACCAATAA
- a CDS encoding arginine decarboxylase, pyruvoyl-dependent has protein sequence MNISLINCIEMNFKPNKISIVSGTGESDSQLNAYDRALQKAGIGDLNLITVSSILPENCEIVEKPEIPQGAFVPSVIAKETSIKTEVISAAIAVAECEEGIGLICEHSSPTIEKATVNKTIKMVKEMAKDRNKKIKKIHIKSEQTIPQNCGAAIAAAVFWP, from the coding sequence TTGAACATTTCTTTAATAAACTGCATCGAAATGAATTTCAAACCAAACAAAATATCAATAGTTTCAGGAACAGGAGAAAGCGACAGCCAGTTAAACGCCTACGACCGAGCTCTACAAAAAGCCGGTATAGGCGACTTAAACCTAATTACTGTAAGTTCAATACTACCAGAAAACTGTGAAATTGTAGAAAAACCAGAAATACCTCAAGGAGCATTTGTACCGAGCGTAATAGCGAAAGAAACATCAATAAAAACTGAAGTAATAAGCGCAGCAATAGCCGTAGCCGAATGTGAAGAAGGAATCGGATTAATATGTGAACACAGTAGTCCAACAATAGAGAAAGCCACAGTAAACAAAACAATAAAAATGGTTAAAGAAATGGCAAAAGACAGAAACAAAAAAATCAAAAAAATCCACATAAAATCCGAACAAACAATACCCCAAAACTGTGGCGCAGCAATAGCAGCAGCAGTATTCTGGCCATAA
- a CDS encoding manganese-dependent inorganic pyrophosphatase, whose protein sequence is MKYVIGHKKPDTDSICSAIAYAELKNIEGDNAKPVRCGPINPETEFVLDKFNVDIPQEIEDLSNKKVILVDHNEYSQAAGGLKKAELKEVVDHHRIGGLVTSNPIFFHCEPVGSTATIVADIYLNKNKEIPQKTAGILLSAILSDTVVHRSPTNTEKDTEIAKKLSEICGVDIEEYGKEMLKEKSKLGEKEPRDIILGDFKEYEFGEKLVGVGQVETVVPNEVLEQKNQLLQEMKKITTQENYNTLILLVTDLLEKDTEALITGETQNFEKAFQKEIKNNSATLKGVLSRKKQVIPPLEDTMA, encoded by the coding sequence ATGAAATACGTAATCGGACATAAAAAACCAGATACCGACTCAATATGTTCTGCAATAGCTTATGCAGAACTTAAAAACATAGAGGGAGATAATGCAAAGCCAGTTAGGTGTGGACCAATAAATCCTGAAACAGAGTTTGTGTTGGATAAATTCAACGTAGATATACCTCAGGAAATAGAAGACCTATCTAATAAAAAGGTTATTTTAGTAGACCACAACGAATACAGCCAAGCTGCCGGTGGGTTAAAAAAAGCGGAATTAAAAGAAGTTGTAGATCACCATCGAATTGGAGGTTTAGTTACAAGCAACCCTATATTCTTCCATTGTGAACCTGTTGGATCAACCGCAACCATAGTTGCCGACATCTACCTAAACAAAAATAAAGAAATACCACAAAAAACCGCTGGAATACTTTTAAGCGCGATATTAAGCGATACAGTTGTCCATAGATCTCCAACAAATACTGAAAAAGACACAGAGATAGCTAAAAAACTATCAGAAATATGTGGAGTAGATATCGAAGAATATGGAAAAGAAATGCTTAAAGAGAAAAGCAAACTAGGAGAAAAAGAACCAAGAGATATCATATTAGGAGACTTTAAAGAATACGAATTTGGCGAAAAACTTGTAGGTGTAGGTCAAGTTGAAACAGTTGTACCTAACGAAGTACTAGAACAAAAAAACCAATTATTGCAGGAAATGAAGAAAATCACTACCCAAGAGAACTACAACACACTGATATTGTTGGTAACAGACCTTTTAGAAAAAGATACAGAAGCCTTAATAACAGGGGAAACACAGAACTTCGAAAAAGCCTTCCAAAAGGAGATAAAAAATAATTCAGCAACCCTAAAGGGAGTATTATCAAGAAAAAAACAAGTAATACCTCCTCTTGAAGACACAATGGCCTAA
- a CDS encoding NAD(+)/NADH kinase, with amino-acid sequence MFKKDVNKVGIIARYDSKDIIEEADRLFDFLKKLGLDVVINQKVALKLGIEGTRIQEMTDCDLVITIGGDGTILRTFHELPHQTPIVGINKGEVGFLTDLEVDNYQNELEKIIKGFEVDKRTRLEVDIDDEDPLPPATNEVVLLTSEPAKMLKLRVLVDGQEVERFGADGIIIATPTGSTAYSMSAGGPIVDPRVEGFLLVPIAPYKLSARSIVVPSKSNIKIELIRKGKHAKIIVDGQKTKKVKEGDIIKFREAKNPALFVKVEGQDFYSKIKEKLM; translated from the coding sequence TTGTTTAAAAAAGATGTTAATAAAGTTGGAATAATCGCGAGATATGACTCTAAGGATATAATAGAAGAAGCGGATCGATTATTTGATTTTTTAAAAAAATTAGGTTTAGATGTTGTTATAAATCAAAAGGTTGCTTTGAAACTAGGGATTGAAGGAACCCGTATACAAGAGATGACCGATTGTGATCTAGTGATAACTATTGGAGGAGATGGAACAATACTTAGAACATTCCACGAACTACCCCATCAAACCCCAATTGTAGGAATAAACAAAGGAGAAGTAGGTTTTTTAACAGATTTAGAGGTTGATAACTATCAAAACGAACTAGAAAAAATCATTAAAGGGTTTGAGGTTGATAAGAGAACAAGATTAGAAGTAGATATTGATGATGAAGACCCGCTCCCGCCAGCAACAAACGAAGTTGTACTCTTAACTTCAGAGCCTGCTAAGATGCTTAAGCTAAGAGTTCTTGTCGATGGTCAAGAGGTTGAGAGATTTGGAGCCGATGGAATAATAATAGCAACCCCAACTGGGTCAACTGCTTACTCAATGAGTGCTGGAGGCCCGATCGTTGACCCCCGAGTGGAAGGTTTCCTACTTGTCCCTATAGCCCCATACAAACTTTCAGCTAGATCAATAGTAGTTCCCTCGAAATCTAACATTAAAATAGAGTTGATAAGAAAGGGAAAACACGCAAAAATCATTGTTGACGGACAGAAAACAAAGAAAGTTAAAGAAGGAGATATAATCAAGTTCAGAGAGGCAAAAAACCCAGCTCTATTTGTTAAAGTTGAAGGACAGGACTTCTACTCAAAAATAAAAGAAAAATTAATGTGA
- a CDS encoding RNA ligase partner protein yields MNNLERQYFVFDTTALTDVQMRKKEGYGSLCEGMDGVLELVSKARLELNISCYVPYPTVYREMSDFIKRHDCGDGVKVKLDTWLVKKTPNRYEVEVPASIFYEYVDFMRSRINKGMNVAEDTIWDISVNCLNTDIGDMDAEEVEKDIKREMIGQTISDFRDKYRSALRYGILDSAPDIDVLLLAKELDAAVVGADEGIEKWAERLGLRFVKASSFPRMIQEYLRRKDEIRAREAKEFGDEI; encoded by the coding sequence TTGAATAATCTTGAAAGACAGTATTTTGTTTTTGATACAACGGCTTTGACCGATGTGCAGATGAGGAAGAAGGAGGGGTACGGTTCTTTGTGCGAGGGTATGGATGGTGTGCTTGAACTTGTTTCTAAGGCTAGGTTGGAGTTGAATATTAGTTGTTATGTGCCTTATCCTACTGTGTATAGGGAGATGAGTGATTTTATTAAGCGGCATGATTGTGGTGATGGGGTTAAGGTTAAGCTTGATACTTGGCTTGTTAAAAAGACTCCTAATCGTTATGAGGTTGAGGTGCCTGCAAGTATTTTTTATGAGTATGTGGATTTTATGCGGAGCCGTATTAACAAGGGTATGAATGTTGCTGAAGATACTATTTGGGATATTTCTGTTAATTGTTTGAATACTGATATCGGTGATATGGATGCTGAGGAGGTTGAGAAGGATATTAAGCGGGAGATGATTGGCCAGACAATAAGTGATTTTAGGGATAAGTATAGGAGTGCTTTGCGGTATGGAATACTTGATAGTGCTCCAGATATAGATGTTTTGTTGCTTGCTAAGGAGTTGGATGCTGCGGTTGTTGGTGCTGATGAGGGTATTGAGAAGTGGGCTGAGAGGCTTGGGCTTCGTTTTGTTAAGGCAAGTTCTTTTCCACGTATGATTCAGGAGTATTTGCGTAGAAAAGATGAGATTCGTGCTCGAGAGGCTAAGGAGTTTGGTGATGAGATTTAG